aaaatgaaaccaGTCGGCTTAGGGTCTTTTTTCCCCTGATGACCTTTGTAATGCACGCCGATTCaaggaaatttcaaatttgagaaGGGATTTTCCAGCGTATTTAGGGCTTAAACCTGAAGGAATTCACGATATCGCTGTATTCAATGATAGTGGAGCTATTCATACTATCGAAATTGGCATAATGGGTGGTCGGATAAGGATTGTTGACGACAATGCACGTACAAATATGATCGGATTCTGATGGCAAACGTGTGCTGATGACAAGACGTGTGCCAATTGCTTTCAGAACTATCGCTTTTGCCGCTGATCTGGCGAATCGAACTTTACTACAAGGTTCAGTCGGCGATTTCATATCTATGGATTTTTTTATAATGATATCTATGATCATAATTTGGATGTGTTTTACCGACACAAAGAAAATTCAAGCTGTTCTTCCCTTCATGTGCTTACATATTACCACATTGCAGCATTTAAATATTCCCACAAAGAACAATTTGTGTGTACGTGTGATTTCAAGACCGATGATACATTAATTGTAACATCCGTTCTCTTGGCCAGAATCAAATCTTCAGCACTAGAAACAACCACGCTGtgatagttttctttgaaatgataAAGCATACCATTTCATCTGATCTCGGTCGGCTTATGATCTGGAAAGAAAATAATCGCGGCATGAGGGTTTTTAGTTCTGAAGATTTGGTTCCAGCCACGAGCATGGAAGGTATTTAGAATAACATTTTAAGAGCCGAATTCGAAAAGCAATACATACGCTTGAAGAAAATGCACATTTTAGAATATTTCATTGCAGATTTCAACCAACAACATATTATAATTTCCTTTAACTTACACGATACAATAATAAGCTGCCCATGGCTGTGAAATATTGACAGCATTAACGACATAATAATGACGAAAATCTTCGGTAATATTAACTCTTCATATAAGCTGCATTCCGTAAATCTGGTTCCGAAATGCATGTTGTGCGGGTAACACGAATTATTTGGAGTTTGAGGGTTCCAAAAGGTCCGCGTGTTCTTTGTTCACATTGTAAGAGAATATGTTTGAAGCGCAAACTGAACGTCTTCCTCGTCATATTGAACTGCAATGGCGATGCGTGTGTGATGCAAAAAGTCCTTATTCAGCACAAACTGTTGAGGAAGATTTCATTTCTCTGTTTTATCTAACCAATGATATTCGACTTACTTAAAAACCAATGTTTCGCGAGAGTGTCAACGCTTTAACCCATGTAAGCTTTGAAGCCTAGATTTGAATGGCTTTATACTAAACATTAGAACATGATTTATGGAGAAGTATCATGGACTAGTCCATGCACAGTATGACTGTATTTAAACCATCAACAGCTCGAGTTTGTTGCCGCAAATGTGTGAGAAAAAGTGTGTTAGCCGATGTTGCATTTTGCAACCTGCAAAATACAGATGGTTGATTATACTGATGGAGGGCCCAGGGCTCCAGCGGGTTTGGCAATTATGCGAAATATGTTTTTCTCAAAGGAAACGCAAACTGACATCAGTTTGTATGCGTGTTTTGATGACTTCTTCCTTCAGCCAACAATCGGTAAGTGGTCAAAATCTCCATGAAATTGCTACACAGTATGCGCAGATTGGAGCGTTCAAAAGATACACACCCCAATCAAACGAAAGCCGCCGTATTTCACACTCCGGTGACGCATAGCGTGCCGCGTTGAAACCCAAGTTACCACGGCAACAGCCGCTTTCGTTTGTTTGCACGTCGCGGGCGGAAACATTTGAATACAACGAAAGCACTTACAGGAGAGTGGGCCAAAATGCGCAGAGCAAATGTGTTCACTCCTGCCGAGACAGTGTACGCTTTCTCCAAATAACTTTCCTCGTAACCTTTTGCTCCTCGATGCATTAGATTTCGTGTTACCGTTTTTCCATGTTTCCtcgcattcaatgtttgatTTGGGGAGGAAGAAAAACTTTCCACTTGTAATGTAAAGTCATCCTCCGGCATCACCGACAGCTTATAGACACAGCTGTTAATGGCACGGGTCCTCCCTGGTACGCCGGCAATTTTCCATTTCGTCACTTTCCTCGTATAACTCCGCATTGCGCGGATCCAGAATTAGATACACTATCGCTCGCTACTGCGCAAGCATTTCGGCGTAATACATCTTTTATTGGGTCAGACAACATTATCGGTTTCATCTCCTTGAGAGCATCTTTCAGTGACTCTAATCCTCCCATATAACGTGTTCATACAATCGAGACGAAATAACGTGTCTTAATAACATAGAGATCAGTTTTGCAACAGTCTGCAATATTCTAGGGAGTCACATTGCAACCTCTATGTGTCGGTTATTTGGTATATTCATGGACAGTCTATGGTAGTCGGACAATCAAAGAAGAAACATCGAGTTGCATTGCAGTCCAGTTTTTAATAAATAGATATGTCAACGTTGATGTCTAATATTCAAGTTAAGTATCGGAAGAAATTGATACAGTTTTAAGAGAATAAAATCGATATTGTCAGGAAGTTGGGAAATTCCTTGTACTGAGAAGAGCACATATGCTTGATATTTGCgcaatgtttttcaacattCCTTCATTAAAGCAAATTTAGGAACAGTTTATTTCTGCAACGCTCTTAATGACAGAATTACAAAGGAAAAGCACCAATTCGTTCCACAAGAACACATGAGTGCGCAAATAtgatattttccattttgttgCTCGCCTCAAACCGAATTTTTATGATTTGGGATAATGTGTTCAAATAACAACTAACGAGATACACCGGTGAGAGTGAATCTATCACGCTCCTGTTATATTTGAACCAGAACGTCAGCTGCAGGGGACCGATGACGTAACCCGCGGCAATCTGTGTTTGCTGAGCGACACTCATACATGAATTCCTTTCTTACattatgaaatttgaatatgacattaTCACATATAATTGCTTGCGACACGGTATTATCTCTCATATTGTCACGAAGCAATCATTTCAAAGCCTGAATATACTCCGCAATTAACATTTCGTAACATCTACGTTTTAAGGGACCAATTAACGAGCTAAAAATACGCCAAATCACTTTATGAATCAATTCTGTTACCTCTGTATGATATTATGTCCATCACATATTATTGCTGCTTAGTTTACTGCGAAAGCTGGGGAATGTACGCAGGTTGCCTGCTAGCCTACTGATCAGAATGACTTGGCGTGCGAAAAAAACTAAACTGGACAGCTACGCCACCAAAAATGACCTGCATCGCTGAAGAGTTAATATATGTCTACTGATACAATTGTGGGCAAGAAACCAGTACGCTGGCGACGTCAAAGTGCGTGTGTACAATGTAAGTATTACAACGCAATGGCCCTTGATCTACTGTGACTTACATATCTTAATTCGGTACCTTGGTGGGCATGTttaattattgttttcaaaagaCACATTCAGTATCCACCATTCTCATTTCTGCATTCGATATCCCTAAACATGCATATAATATTAACCctttctttttctgtttattgagAGCAAATGAATACATGCTGTATAAAAATCAAATCAGCCAGACCCATCAATCCCCCTGTTTACACTtgtcaattttcatttatgCAAAACCCACTTCGATCAATCACTCGCTGCCTTCCcctcatatgcaaatgagccttTACAGGTAGGCTCAGTACGTGATCTTTTGTACTACAAGATGCACGTCGCCAGGTGAGCAAATCCGCGGGAAACCCTTTAGCCACGAACCACACAAAAGCGACGTAATCAAGACTGCGAGAGCACTTTCCCCGATAAGGAAAAGATTACTGCCTTTCTCCTCGAGAGTAGACGTAAATGGCAGTCTCCGAGGGACAAACAGTGCGCCCCCCTTATATCCAGCGGTAGTCTAAAACCAAACCAGCAATCGGCAACTTTTGATGTTGTGGACAGCCACGCAAAATATGGGTTGTTCCATGTAGACTACCAGAGGATGAGAAAATCATTATCTTGTGCAGCTGTTTCATGGAATCCGACAGCTATATCTGCTGAAGTGGGCATATCTTTCGAAACCACTTTGATGAGTGATCAAACAGCGAATTTGCCTCCGGGAGACCTGCATGTATAGATTCACTAGCCGATCACCAAAGTACATATAATAAATCAAAAGAAAATTATCTAAGGAAGTTTATCAGTGAAGCGATTACAAAAGACTTATTAATAATAAACATTTTGTTATCGAATGCAATATTTGATATGGCACAAAATGACGAAACGATACTTCCTTTGCGGCACGCCGCAAAAGGGTGCATCATATAAGCTGTCGTCGACAAAGAAAGCAGACTAAAAAAAACTTGAATTGTTTCATTTCTGATACAATGTATGGAATTTATTGATTGAAACATGCATAACACTGAATTCGCATATTCGTATGCAACGGTAAAATCAGTCCGAGGAATGAAGTCACGATCATTCTCAAATTCCTATTCATACACACGTATACACAAGGGGTACGGTGTACGAAGAGAGGAATGCTGCAGACACCGTATGTTGTGTTACATTGGTTTAGAAACACGGTCATCTGCCATGAACGGCAAAAAGGCATTTCGACCACTGCACGTCTTTACTGAGTATAAATATTTCCATAAAGCGAGCAAATTTTACGTCTgtctaatttttcaaaaaagtcaaATCAGTGTGCCTAAAATACCTTTTTACAAAAACGGAGTTTTATTCCTCTATTGTCAGTTTATGACATTTTGCAATTAAGGTATACCGTTTCTTGTAAGAGCTTTAAACTATATAAATCgcgaattaatatttttttttctgaaaagatTTGTTCAGCTGCACAGCTGCCGTGCCAACGACGGCGAACGTTACTTTGTCAAAGTGTTGAAAAAGGCATATTTCTGCATTCAGGCCAAGCGCCACTCATTTAACGTCACGCCGCAACGTGGAAAGCATGACAATATGTCGTCCAgatgtaaaatttgtcagaaaaaaaatcaacggGGATTTGTAATGGATACATGAGTGAACTTTGCTTCGATTTCAACTACTATAGGTAAAGTGAAGCTGTTAAAAAGTACGAACACAAAATGTTACAATTGCACAACGCTTTGGAGAGCTACAGCATATTGCAAATATCGCATTTAACATATAGTTGACACAGATTCTAAATTACATTGCTTGAAAACAAAACTTGGTCACGTCGACAAAATGCCCATATTATGTTGGTCATCCGAAACGTGACCTCGGgcactgacctttgacccaaacaTAAATAAACTTTGATCCGTTGAAAGAAGGATCATTCGTTCTAACAACGGGTGATGTTGGCAATGAACACAGCTCTGCAGAGCGAGGTGCGCAGCCGCGGCATTTACCGATGCCATTTGTGTATGAACCTTGCGGTATTCTTTAGCAATCTCTGATGAGACTTGTTGACGAAGTTTATTCAGACACCGAGATGCCTAAGATGGCACGAAACGCGCCAAAGTTTTTCAGGGTCTCCTGATATCCTAATCCGACTCTGTCGGTCGCCCTGGAGACGAACTATAGTCCGCCAGCAGCGCGCTAAATAATGAGTATCGTTATTCGGAGGTAGTCTCGAATCTTGCCTCCCTTTCAAAAACGCGGTTTTCATAGTATGAAACACAGTGAGAATTTGATCACCGATAACGTTCAAGCGATAAAGAATGACACAAAATTACATAACATTTGTATCCCAGTATATTATTTAGTCAGGAAAGACATACGTCCAACAACCCGAAATAACACATGTGAagaacactgaaaaaaattaagtcTCGACGTTTGCATGAATAAATCTTATACAATCATTCTAAaacaaacacagttttttttgtcGAAGACCGACGTATCTGTTTCAATATcgagtgattataaaataacAAAAGTATGATAGACTAGTGGAATGTTGTCTGTTTCGATAACAAAAACAGTCCGGTTGCGCGATATGGGTTTATTTGTAAACGTCCATATGTCCGTTTGTGTCAAACCAATTCAATTCACGGTCATACAATCACAAGTGTGAAATACAAGTCTTAGAAGAGACAAGTTAGCATTGAGAAAACACCAGATAAAGGAATAATACTGACGGAATTGAATGATAATCTCATCCCTACTCAGATATGTCACGCATCTCTGCAGTTTCACTGAGGTTTCTAATCAGTACTTGTACAACAGTCGGTTTCAGCAATTTCTTTGCGAGTGACTCTTTAGACGAGCGATGCGTGGTCTCCTGAAAACGTTCGTCGTGCATGTGTACACGGTCGATTGATTCCCATTAGCGATAACAAAGCGAATAactcaatttttttcccaaCCATGCAAAGCGGCAGTTTCATTTCCATCCAGACTTGGTGTTATGATTACTCTATTTCATCGGGCCCCCTGACTTGAGAACGCAATGAAAGCGGCACTCTTGATAAAGAGGTAACAAAATTATCTGTTCATACCGCGCAAAAATCCTCGTTCATTCGTTAGTGAACCGACAGGAAAGATTTCAATGTTCCAAAGTTGACACTGCTGTGCAGCGTGGAATGGCATACATCTAAGTGAAATCGTTTTTGTTAGCCAATACAAGATCCACAGCTCTACAATATGTATATACTCAAAAACAGAGCTTTGCCTATAGCCGGGCTTAATGATTGAAACGATTGCCAGCAAAGTTTACTACCATAACGTATTGCTGTATAGGTGAATGGGTGTAAAGAAAAGCCCCGAAGTAGAATTCAGCGCTGTGTACATAACGAATGCCAACACATCCCTACTTAGTACTCTAAGTCAGCCACGAATGAGCCGCACCAAACGAGAGTGGAACAGCGTGAATTTCTCCAACAACGATCACCAATTAATCAGCGAAATGGCCACCTTTACTCGCTCTTTGCGCGGCGAGGCAAATGCTCTCTCGTTCTATTGCTATACTTTAAGTATTCCACCGTGACATTTAAACAATATCGTAATGTACTCCGACTATAAAAAGTTCAGGCTAAATTTGTGCAGGGCGATATATAAGTTCTCCTTGAGGGCATGGGCAGCTGAAGCTATTCCCATAGTGGGAGTAAAACTGCATTAAagcagttttttttgaaaaacacatgGTTCAATCTTGAATTCGAAACGATTCTTATCTCCCAACAGTAGAGCAGTTTTTTTACATGGAATTGTCCATTTCGTCAACGTCATTGTGACAGCCAATGAGAACCATCTGGTTAGATGACATGGTGGTGGTCATTGTGGGCATTTCGCAGACATCTTCATAACAGGCACTTGAGCGACGGTAGTAGCTCCCCATACTGAGGGTGTACTCGGGCTCCCTCTTCCTGCAGGAGCACATCTTCGCTAGCTTCTGTCGGAAGTTCTCCCCCGCACACGTGTATATGATGGGATTCAGGCAGCTGTTGGCGTAGCTTAGGCACATGGAGCAGTAGTAGGCTATGATGAACTCTAGAGTGCGCCAAGAACTTGGTGGGTTGAACGCCATAGTGAACTGCACCACCCAGAACGGCAACCAGCACACAGTGAAAAGCGCCACGGCCAGCATGACTATAAGACCGGCGCGGCCGAGCGACGAGCGCCTGTTTGTCCTGTGGCTCGAGCGCGATCCTTTACGGAGGTACAGTAGAATCCGAAAATAGCAAAGGGAGATGATGAGAAGCGGTAGACcgaaattaatgacaaatgcATAGATGATGAACGTAATGTGAAGCTGATGAGAGTAATAAATGTCGCATTTGATTTTATCCGAGTCAGGAGTTGGGTCCGGTCTAGCGTCGGCGTACAGCCATAGCGGCAACGTAGCGAGAACCGAAAGAATCCATATGAATATGCATGTGATTCTGGCAGAATTCACCGTACGGTAGGTCATAGATTCTATGGCGTTCACTATGGCCAGATATCGATCAATACACATCGCAGTCAGAGTGAAGATACCggcaaacatgttgatgccgtcGATACCCATGACAAGCTTGCACATGGCCTTCCCGAAAATCCAAGTCTTACCAGTGTACTGGTAGGCCAGGAACGGGATCCCCAGCA
This genomic window from Ptychodera flava strain L36383 chromosome 10, AS_Pfla_20210202, whole genome shotgun sequence contains:
- the LOC139142267 gene encoding somatostatin receptor type 5-like gives rise to the protein MMNFSVKEFSNDSEGLGVDPLSSVIWWRTVFIPVIICIICISGLLGNGIVVCVLVRYSDMKTVPNVYIMNLASADLLFMLGIPFLAYQYTGKTWIFGKAMCKLVMGIDGINMFAGIFTLTAMCIDRYLAIVNAIESMTYRTVNSARITCIFIWILSVLATLPLWLYADARPDPTPDSDKIKCDIYYSHQLHITFIIYAFVINFGLPLLIISLCYFRILLYLRKGSRSSHRTNRRSSLGRAGLIVMLAVALFTVCWLPFWVVQFTMAFNPPSSWRTLEFIIAYYCSMCLSYANSCLNPIIYTCAGENFRQKLAKMCSCRKREPEYTLSMGSYYRRSSACYEDVCEMPTMTTTMSSNQMVLIGCHNDVDEMDNSM